A genomic region of Gossypium hirsutum isolate 1008001.06 chromosome D01, Gossypium_hirsutum_v2.1, whole genome shotgun sequence contains the following coding sequences:
- the LOC107952604 gene encoding uncharacterized protein, translated as MAILRNKKSSSVYTFVFSLFPLLFSISHSTSIHDVLVSRGLPAGLLPKEVKSYTLAEDGSLEVLLDGPCLTKYENRVFFDSVVRANLTYGSLIGVVGLTQEELFLWLPVKDIIVDDPKSGLILFDIGVAHKQLSLSLFEEPPHCKPQGMLKNQGRKEKGLEAVR; from the exons ATGGCTATTCTGAGAAACAAAAAGAGCAGCAGCGTCTATACCTTCGTATTTTCATTATTTCCCTTACTCTTCTCTATTTCTCATTCCACTTCCATCCATGATGTTCTAGTTTCAAGGGGATTACCAGCAGGGCTACTCCCAAAGGAAGTGAAATCGTATACACTAGCAGAAGATGGAAGCCTAGAAGTATTGTTGGATGGACCATGCTTGACCAAGTATGAAAACAGGGTGTTCTTTGACAGCGTAGTGAGGGCTAACCTTACCTATGGCAGCCTCATTGGGGTGGTTGGGCTAACCCAAGAAGAACTATTCCTTTGGTTACCTGTAAAAGATATCATAGTAGATGACCCTAAATCTGGTCTCATCTTGTTTGACATTGGTGTTGCTCATAAACAACTCTCCTTATCTCTCTTTGAAGAACCTCCTCACTGTAAACCTCAAG GGATGTTGAAGAATCAAGGGAGAAAGGAGAAAGGATTGGAGGCTGTGAGATAG